A segment of the Lactobacillus sp. ESL0700 genome:
GTGTTAGCCGATATTGAGGCAAACAAGGATAAAATCAAGGAAGTTGGTATTTCTTACGTTTCACTCGATGGTGTGCCGCAGGAATTAAAGGATTTTGCACAAAAAATCAAAGAAATTAATTCTAAAATTGATGTGCTAGTGCGCGAGACCAGCCCAGTAATTGCAACACATGCTGGACTTGGTGCTTATGCAATTTTGTACTATACGGAGTAATAATGGCTTATCGAGAAAGTTTTTATCGTTATTTGATGACGCAGCGTGACAGTGATTCAAATGATGAAGTCGCACAGTTTGCAAATAATGCTCAGAATGATCAGACTTTTCCTAAGCAGGAACAAAATTACGAAAAGCTATCTGATTACCTAGAACTAAATGCGGGTTATTTACCTAGTATGAGTATTTTTGATCAGGCTTATGAGATGTATCGGGAAAAGATGGCGTATTAAGCAAGCTCCTCATTATTTGGGGCTTTTTTAGTGTTAAAGAGGGCAAAAAAATGGCGACAATTCAATGGTATCCGGGACATATGAACAAGGCGCGCAACCAGCTTGAAGACAAGATGGGCTTAATTGACGTCTTAGTTGAAGTTTTAGATGCGCGCATCCCGCAATCATCAAGAAATCCGATGATTGAGGAATTAGTAGGCAATAAACCACACTTAATCATTTTGAATAAGGCGGATTTGGCAGATCCAGTGCTAACTAAGATTTGGCAAAAAAAGCTTACGCAAAAGGGTAAATTCGTCATGGCGATGGACTCACTGCATAATACCAACATGCAGGTGCTAGTCCGGATGATTAAAAAGGCGGCGGCTGATAAAGTTGCTAAATTGGAGGCCAAGGGTGCTTCTAATCCGGTGATTAGAATTGCCCTTGCCGGTATCCCTAACTGTGGTAAGTCAACGATTATTAACCGGTTAGTAGGCCGAAATGTGACTGCTGTTGGAAATAAGCCAGGGGTAACCAAAGGTCAAACTTGGCTTAAGACGCAAAGTAATATTCAAATTTTGGATACCCCGGGAATTTTATGGCCTAAATTTGATGATCAAGAAGTCGGCTATAAATTAGCTGCTTTTGGTGCAATTAAGGACAGCATTTTTCACGCTGATGATGTGGCGCTGTTTTTACTGAAGAATTTGCGCAAATATTATTTGGCCGATTTAGCTAAATTTGCCCGAACAACTAAGGATCAAATTACGCAAATTAACGACACTGACTTATTGCTAGCGATGACTGAAGTTTACGGGATGCGGGACGATTACGACCGCTTCTCGTTATACTTATTGCAGCGTCTGCGTAAGGGTAAGGTTGGTAGAATTACGCTGGACCGCCCATGACAATTAAAGAAATAAAACAGCTGCTTTCAGATAAAGTTAGTGAAGCAGAATTAGCTACTCTAAAGGCTGACCCACGTGCAGGTGTTCAAAAGTTATTGGCCAGTTACTATCGCCGCCAAGAAAAGTTAGCACAAAAACAGGCTGCTTTTTTAACCAGAATGCAATATGAACAGCAGTTTTGGGCTAAGGGGCAAATTGTGGCTGGTGTAGATGAAGTTGGCCGCGGACCATTAGCTGGGCCAGTCGTCACGGCCGCAGTGATTATTGATGCCAATTTTGACTTGCTGGATGTGAACGACTCTAAGAAGCTAAGTCCGCAAAAGCGACAGGAACTATACCCGAAGATTTTGCAAGAAGCAGTAAGTGTTGCTGTGGGTGTTAAAAGCGCCCAAGTAATCGATGAAATTAATATTTATGAGGCGGACCGTTTGGCAATGGCGCAAGCTGTTACGGCGCTTGACTGCAAGCCTGATGCATTATTAGTCGATGCGATGAATGTCCCCGTTGATTTGCCGCAAGTGCGCCTAATCAAGGGGGATGCTAAGTCGAATTCAATTGCGGCAGCCTCGATTGTAGCGAAGGTCTTCCGTGATCGTTTGATGACCGATTACGGTAAAATTTACCTGCAATATCAATTTGCACATAATGTCGGTTACGGCACCAGTGCCCATCTTACTGCTTTAGAAAAGTATGGGCCAACACCAATTCACCGCAAGACCTTTGCACCAGTTAGTGACTTTTTTAAAACAAAATAGAATATATCCTCCTTTTTTACGTATTTGTAATTAGGAGGCTTTTTTAATGGAAAAAACAAATTTTTTGTTACGCCTGAAATTACAAAAGGGACTTGGTTATGTTAAGATGCTGCAGATTGCTAGCCAACTAGATGATGAGCAGGTCACCGTACAAACAATCAAGCAGATGACGCTACCTGCAGCTGTCAAAGAAGCTAGCTTGGCTGCATATAAGCTCGAAAAGTATGGCAAGGTGATTAAGCGAATTAAAAAGCAGTGTCAGGTAATCAGTTTCTTTGATGATAATTATCCCGAGCAATTGCGGCAGATATATCAGCCGCCCCTAATTTTGTTTGCGCGCGGCGATATTACCTTACTACAAAAAAGAATTGTGACAATTGTTGGCTCGCGGCAAGCAACGGCGTATAGTCAGCAAGTTTTGGCGCAACTTGTACCAAATTTAGTTAATAATCATGTGGTAATTGCCAGTGGCCTGGCTAAAGGCGTCGATGTCTTGGCGCATCAAGCCACTTTGCAAAATCATGGCAAAACCATTGCTGTTGTCGGCAACGGACTAAATCATTATTATCCAATGGTTAACCACCAGGTGCAGGAGCAAATCATGCAAAAGGGGCTAATTTTAAGTGAATATTTACCAGATACACCGCCGCGCCCATTTCGTTTTCCTGAGCGCAACCGTATTCTAGCGGGACTTGCGGAAAGCGTTGTGGTAACGGAAGCTAAGGAAAAGTCAGGCTCCTTAATCACGGCCAACTTGGCACTGCAGGAAAATCGTAATGTCTATGCCGTCCCCGGGCCAATTACTAGCCCATTATCGGCGGGACCAAATAAGTTGATTGCAGTGGGTGCTAACCCGATAACGGATTTTAAATTAAATGAAAGATTTGACAACTAGCCATTAAATATTCTATTCTCAGATTAGTATTTTTAAAAAATAGAATTTTAATGAGGAGGCATTTGATGCCTACTAAGTCAAAGCCAAAAAAACGTAAAAAAACATTAGTAATTGTAGAATCGCCGGCAAAAGCCAAGACGATTGAAAAATATTTGGGCCGTAATTATCGGGTAATTGCTTCTAAGGGGCATATTCGCGATTTGCCAAAATCACAAATGGGAATTGATTTTGATAATAATTACAAGCCAAAATATATTTCCATTCGGGGCAAGGGCGATACGATTAAGGAATTAAAGTCGGAAGCTAAAAAAGCCAAAGATGTCTATCTGGCATCCGACCCCGACCGTGAAGGAGAAGCAATTGCTTGGCACGTAGCTCATGCGTTAAATCTTGACGATACAGCTAAGAACCGGGTAACCTTCAATGAGGTTACCAAAGATGCCGTTAAGGAGAGCTTCAAGCATCCCCGTGCAATTGATATGGACACGGTTAATGCTCAGCAGGCACGGCGCATTTTAGACCGGATTGTTGGTTATTCACTGTCACCAATTTTATGGGATAAGGTTAAAAAGGGCTTGAGTGCTGGTCGTGTTCAGTCAGTTGCCTTAAAGCTGGTAATTGACCGGGAAAAAGAGATCAAGAATTTCAAGCCGGAAGAATACTGGACAATTGATGCTGAATTTAAAAAGAACAGTAAAGCATTTAAATCACAATTTTGGGGTGTTGATGGCAAAAAGGAGGAACTGCCAAATAACGATGCTGTTAAGGAAGTTTTAGCTAAAATCGACAAGAAAAAGGCGTTTACTGTCAGCAAAGTTATTGCTCGTGAGCGTCGCCGGCAACCAGCTGCACCTTTTACGACTTCCACAATGCAACAGGAAGCTAACAAACGGCTTAATTACCGCACTCGGCGGACAATGAGTATTGCCCAACAGCTTTATGAAGGAATTAGCCTTGGTAAATCGGGCACAGTCGGCTTAATTACTTATATGAGAACCGACTCTAAGCGGACATCGCCGATTGCTCAAGCTGAAGCCTCGAAGTTTTTAAATGAAAAATATGGCAAAGAATATGCAGCTAAGGGTCAGCGGCACTTTAAGAATGCTCAAGATGCTCAGGATGCCCATGAAGCAATTAGACCGACTAGCATTTATCGGACGCCGGAATCACTCAAGTCAGTTTTAACGACTGAACAATATCGATTG
Coding sequences within it:
- a CDS encoding ribonuclease HII; the encoded protein is MTIKEIKQLLSDKVSEAELATLKADPRAGVQKLLASYYRRQEKLAQKQAAFLTRMQYEQQFWAKGQIVAGVDEVGRGPLAGPVVTAAVIIDANFDLLDVNDSKKLSPQKRQELYPKILQEAVSVAVGVKSAQVIDEINIYEADRLAMAQAVTALDCKPDALLVDAMNVPVDLPQVRLIKGDAKSNSIAAASIVAKVFRDRLMTDYGKIYLQYQFAHNVGYGTSAHLTALEKYGPTPIHRKTFAPVSDFFKTK
- the ylqF gene encoding ribosome biogenesis GTPase YlqF, yielding MATIQWYPGHMNKARNQLEDKMGLIDVLVEVLDARIPQSSRNPMIEELVGNKPHLIILNKADLADPVLTKIWQKKLTQKGKFVMAMDSLHNTNMQVLVRMIKKAAADKVAKLEAKGASNPVIRIALAGIPNCGKSTIINRLVGRNVTAVGNKPGVTKGQTWLKTQSNIQILDTPGILWPKFDDQEVGYKLAAFGAIKDSIFHADDVALFLLKNLRKYYLADLAKFARTTKDQITQINDTDLLLAMTEVYGMRDDYDRFSLYLLQRLRKGKVGRITLDRP
- the topA gene encoding type I DNA topoisomerase, with translation MPTKSKPKKRKKTLVIVESPAKAKTIEKYLGRNYRVIASKGHIRDLPKSQMGIDFDNNYKPKYISIRGKGDTIKELKSEAKKAKDVYLASDPDREGEAIAWHVAHALNLDDTAKNRVTFNEVTKDAVKESFKHPRAIDMDTVNAQQARRILDRIVGYSLSPILWDKVKKGLSAGRVQSVALKLVIDREKEIKNFKPEEYWTIDAEFKKNSKAFKSQFWGVDGKKEELPNNDAVKEVLAKIDKKKAFTVSKVIARERRRQPAAPFTTSTMQQEANKRLNYRTRRTMSIAQQLYEGISLGKSGTVGLITYMRTDSKRTSPIAQAEASKFLNEKYGKEYAAKGQRHFKNAQDAQDAHEAIRPTSIYRTPESLKSVLTTEQYRLYKLIWSRFLASEMTPAVYDTVRADIEQNGVIFRTTGSKMKFAGFTKVYDNQQEKNIELPDLNEGDQVKLTKSDNKQHFTLPPARYTEASLVHSLEENGVGRPSTYAPTIDTIQRRYYVKLEGKAIVPTELGEIVDNLIEKFFPDIVNVDFTAQLENDLDSVEEGKKNWVKVIDEYYHPFKKELDKADADIKKVQIKDEPAGFNCDICGAPMVIKMGRYGKFYACSRFPDCRNTKAIVKKIGVTCPKCGKGDVVEKKSKRNRKFFGCSRYPECDFVSWDKPIGRNCPNDGHFLVEKKNKKGLVVLCPNGDYKEEPKDEGAVKES
- a CDS encoding YozE family protein is translated as MAYRESFYRYLMTQRDSDSNDEVAQFANNAQNDQTFPKQEQNYEKLSDYLELNAGYLPSMSIFDQAYEMYREKMAY
- the dprA gene encoding DNA-processing protein DprA — protein: MEKTNFLLRLKLQKGLGYVKMLQIASQLDDEQVTVQTIKQMTLPAAVKEASLAAYKLEKYGKVIKRIKKQCQVISFFDDNYPEQLRQIYQPPLILFARGDITLLQKRIVTIVGSRQATAYSQQVLAQLVPNLVNNHVVIASGLAKGVDVLAHQATLQNHGKTIAVVGNGLNHYYPMVNHQVQEQIMQKGLILSEYLPDTPPRPFRFPERNRILAGLAESVVVTEAKEKSGSLITANLALQENRNVYAVPGPITSPLSAGPNKLIAVGANPITDFKLNERFDN